A genome region from Candidatus Ancaeobacter aquaticus includes the following:
- a CDS encoding undecaprenyl-phosphate glucose phosphotransferase, protein MSRKDRFIFGFVALRLLCDITMLYVVFNISYYVRFHLGLFLVDLGVPLISYYQPVFLFGTVLIVVLFRNQGLYKGFWRGTIAEDFFKIIKSVLLGIFIMMAFSFLYREFSYSRGMALVALPLLVSGIFIERMIVDWIEHGVRLSKGIYTKVLIIGSGEDAAKLVRAFTKRRTLGYNIKGFISDEKNNIVFDGIQYPVLGSFDSLDSVFKDGDIDEAILAEKGFTHDRIISAIITCEKNLVTCKLVPDILEMMTSNVDITHVDGVSLLNIHRFPLQSLWSRCVKRSFDFVISLLFLIIFSPIMFLVACVLKIDSKGPVLYKQERCGEDGRLFNILKFRTMIVNAENETGPVWAKKDDQRRTRLGRVLRETNMDELPQLINVVRGDMSLVGPRPERPHFVNQFKENVPRYMSRHLIKSGITGWAQVNGFRGDTSIEERIKYDLFYIENWSLFFDIKILFFTIFARKNAY, encoded by the coding sequence ATGTCTAGAAAAGACCGGTTTATATTTGGTTTTGTTGCTCTCAGACTGTTGTGTGATATTACCATGCTGTACGTGGTATTTAATATTTCTTATTATGTACGATTTCACCTCGGTTTGTTTTTAGTTGATTTAGGAGTTCCTCTGATTTCCTATTACCAACCGGTATTTCTTTTTGGTACGGTTCTTATAGTAGTTCTTTTCAGAAATCAAGGGTTGTATAAAGGTTTTTGGAGAGGAACCATTGCTGAAGATTTTTTTAAAATTATAAAAAGTGTTCTCTTAGGTATATTTATCATGATGGCGTTTAGTTTTCTGTACCGTGAGTTCTCGTATTCACGGGGAATGGCTTTAGTAGCATTACCGCTTCTTGTAAGCGGAATATTTATTGAAAGGATGATAGTCGATTGGATTGAACATGGCGTAAGGTTATCGAAGGGGATATATACCAAAGTGCTCATTATTGGGAGTGGTGAAGATGCCGCTAAACTGGTAAGGGCCTTTACGAAAAGAAGAACATTGGGGTACAATATAAAAGGTTTTATATCTGATGAAAAGAATAATATTGTTTTTGATGGTATACAATATCCCGTTTTAGGAAGCTTTGATTCTTTAGATAGTGTTTTTAAAGATGGGGATATAGATGAAGCGATATTAGCGGAGAAAGGTTTTACGCACGATAGAATTATTTCAGCTATCATTACCTGTGAAAAGAATCTTGTAACGTGTAAATTAGTTCCCGATATTTTAGAAATGATGACAAGTAATGTTGATATTACTCATGTTGACGGGGTATCACTTCTCAATATACATCGCTTTCCGTTGCAGAGTTTATGGTCGCGATGCGTTAAACGTTCTTTTGATTTTGTAATTTCATTACTATTTCTTATTATTTTTTCACCGATTATGTTCCTTGTAGCATGTGTGCTCAAGATTGATTCAAAAGGGCCGGTACTGTATAAGCAAGAACGCTGCGGTGAAGATGGAAGGTTGTTCAATATATTAAAATTTAGAACAATGATTGTTAATGCCGAAAACGAGACGGGTCCTGTATGGGCAAAAAAGGATGATCAAAGGAGAACACGCCTCGGGCGTGTGTTGCGTGAAACGAATATGGATGAGCTTCCTCAGTTAATTAATGTGGTAAGAGGTGACATGAGTCTTGTTGGTCCTCGCCCTGAAAGACCTCATTTTGTAAATCAGTTTAAAGAAAATGTTCCCCGCTATATGTCTCGACATCTTATAAAATCAGGGATTACCGGATGGGCGCAAGTCAATGGGTTTCGTGGGGATACCTCTATTGAAGAACGAATCAAATACGATCTATTTTATATTGAAAATTGGTCATTATTTTTTGATATAAAAATCTTATTTTTCACCATATTTGCGCGGAAAAATGCATACTAA
- the rfaE1 gene encoding D-glycero-beta-D-manno-heptose-7-phosphate kinase: MKAVPIKRMKKIFDAFSKVKVLVVGDVMLDQYIWGKVTKISPEAPVPVVNVVRESFMPGGSANVVNNVSALGASVYVAGAIGNDAAGVTLKEGLRTEGVNTDGLIVDKDRPTILKTRIIASHQQVVRVDRDGKLFLDNEYMERIIKYVGSIIKKIDAIIIEDYGKGVITQECIDAIVLLAKKHGKVTSVDPKDGHFLDYSGATVVTPNHHEALSCIRRNVTEQNGLDEVGRQLLRKWNCGNILITCGEDGMIIFEGEKEPFKIQTVAREVFDVSGAGDTVIAALTTSLASGATIRESAIISNYAAGIVVGKLGTATTNREEITAAMKTWRS; encoded by the coding sequence ATGAAAGCTGTTCCAATCAAACGAATGAAGAAAATATTTGATGCATTTTCAAAAGTAAAGGTTCTTGTCGTTGGTGATGTTATGCTTGATCAGTATATATGGGGGAAGGTAACTAAGATATCTCCCGAGGCTCCTGTTCCTGTGGTAAATGTTGTCCGAGAGTCATTTATGCCGGGTGGTTCCGCAAACGTAGTGAACAATGTATCGGCTTTGGGGGCATCAGTATATGTTGCCGGTGCGATAGGTAATGATGCGGCAGGAGTTACTCTTAAGGAGGGGTTACGCACCGAAGGGGTAAATACTGATGGCTTAATTGTAGATAAAGATCGGCCGACAATTTTAAAAACTCGTATTATAGCGTCACATCAGCAGGTTGTACGCGTTGATAGGGATGGAAAATTATTCCTTGATAATGAGTACATGGAAAGGATTATTAAGTACGTAGGAAGTATCATTAAAAAAATTGATGCAATTATAATTGAAGATTACGGCAAAGGTGTTATTACTCAGGAATGCATAGATGCAATCGTATTACTGGCTAAGAAACACGGTAAAGTCACGTCTGTTGATCCGAAAGATGGTCATTTTTTAGATTATAGCGGGGCAACCGTAGTGACACCAAATCATCATGAAGCGCTTTCATGTATTCGCCGTAATGTGACGGAGCAAAATGGTTTAGATGAAGTCGGTAGACAGCTCCTGCGTAAGTGGAATTGCGGCAATATTCTTATAACGTGCGGTGAAGATGGCATGATAATATTTGAGGGAGAAAAGGAACCTTTTAAGATACAGACTGTAGCGCGTGAAGTGTTTGACGTTTCCGGAGCGGGTGATACAGTGATTGCGGCACTTACAACAAGTCTTGCAAGCGGCGCAACTATAAGGGAATCAGCAATTATATCAAATTATGCCGCGGGTATTGTCGTCGGTAAATTGGGTACCGCTACGACAAACCGTGAAGAAATTACCGCAGCAATGAAGACGTGGCGTTCATAA
- a CDS encoding HAD family hydrolase — protein MGEKQKAIFLDRDGTINIDSGYVGNVDEFVLLPYVIDALKLLEEQGFLLFIISNQSGVNRGYYTEIDVGKVHEKMMSLIGAHDIAITDCYYCPHTPQEQCDCRKPLPKTVFDMATRYNVDLSQSYFIGDKETDVLTGKNAGTKTIFIMGEKCSVKTDYRAKHLYDAAQWIGQEHDD, from the coding sequence ATGGGAGAAAAACAAAAAGCAATATTTTTAGATCGGGATGGTACTATCAATATTGATTCTGGATATGTTGGTAATGTTGATGAATTTGTACTGCTTCCATACGTAATTGACGCATTAAAATTGCTTGAAGAGCAGGGTTTTTTGTTGTTTATTATAAGTAATCAATCCGGTGTAAACAGAGGCTATTATACGGAGATTGATGTTGGGAAGGTCCATGAGAAAATGATGTCTCTTATTGGCGCGCATGATATTGCCATTACAGATTGTTATTATTGTCCACATACACCTCAAGAACAATGCGATTGCAGAAAACCTTTACCAAAAACTGTCTTTGATATGGCCACGCGGTATAATGTTGATCTGTCACAGTCATATTTTATAGGTGATAAAGAAACGGATGTATTGACAGGAAAAAACGCAGGGACAAAAACAATATTTATTATGGGTGAAAAATGTTCCGTTAAAACTGATTACAGAGCAAAACACTTGTATGATGCCGCTCAATGGATAGGCCAGGAACATGATGATTAG
- the kdsB gene encoding 3-deoxy-manno-octulosonate cytidylyltransferase has product MMISAIIPARYKSSRFEGKLLEKIGEKSIIQHVYEAVKCAQSVNEVIVATDDQRIYDVVKNCGGVAVMTRSEHKSGTDRIIETLSKTKSDIIVNVQGDEPFIDPYIVDAVVAPLVKTDTVNIATAAVRISNPEDIANSNNVKVVLDSQRYALYFSRSPIPFVRDVADKEKAHYYKHIGIYCYRRSFLEKLATLPYSMLEDVEKLEQLRFLEAGERIKVIVVDHESIGIDTPSDLEKAREHHKNLDKRSSQTRDNRQQTTD; this is encoded by the coding sequence ATGATGATTAGCGCAATAATACCGGCACGGTATAAATCTTCTCGATTTGAAGGAAAGCTCTTAGAAAAAATAGGAGAAAAAAGTATTATCCAGCATGTCTATGAAGCGGTAAAATGTGCCCAGTCTGTAAATGAGGTTATTGTTGCTACTGACGACCAGAGGATATATGATGTTGTAAAAAATTGTGGGGGTGTCGCAGTGATGACCCGCTCTGAACATAAGAGCGGAACAGACAGAATAATTGAGACTCTCAGTAAAACAAAAAGTGATATCATTGTTAATGTGCAGGGTGACGAGCCGTTTATTGATCCGTATATTGTTGATGCAGTTGTTGCCCCGCTGGTAAAGACCGATACGGTAAATATAGCTACCGCTGCGGTGAGAATCTCTAATCCCGAAGATATTGCAAACAGTAACAATGTTAAAGTAGTGTTAGATAGCCAAAGGTATGCTCTCTATTTTTCACGGAGCCCGATACCTTTTGTGAGAGATGTAGCCGATAAAGAAAAAGCGCACTACTATAAGCATATAGGTATTTATTGTTACAGAAGGAGTTTTCTTGAAAAACTCGCAACGTTACCGTATTCAATGCTGGAAGATGTAGAGAAACTAGAGCAGTTACGGTTTTTAGAGGCGGGAGAGCGGATTAAAGTGATTGTTGTTGATCACGAGTCAATTGGTATTGATACGCCTTCAGATTTAGAGAAGGCAAGAGAGCATCATAAAAATTTAGATAAAAGGTCATCACAGACCAGAGACAACAGACAACAGACCACAGACTAA
- a CDS encoding CTP synthase — MTKYIFVTGGVVSSLGKGIASASIGMLLENDGLKITLQKFDPYINVDPGTMSPFQHGEVYVTEDGAETDLDLGHYERFTSAQMSQLNNVTTGKIYNNVITKERRGDYLGRTVQVVPHITDEIKGRIKEVARKTKVDVVITEIGGTVGDIESLPFLESIRQFAQDVGKSNVLFIHLTLVPYMAAAGELKTKPTQHSVGKLREIGIQPDILLCRTMKTLSKDIKEKIALFCNCSKDAVIPAQDVDNIYEVPMKFQEEGLDKLIIGMLGLKEKIQLRKKQKKNNGKNIKLWIDMCSRLKSPKSEVSIAVIGKYIELNDAYKSLYEAILHGGIANDCKVDIKRVDAEKIEKHGAEKYLSKVSGILIPGGFGQRGVEGKIAAITYARTNNIPFFGICLGMQCAIVEIARNVCGMKKANSTEFDKGTPYPVISLLSEQKNIKNMGGTMRLGATPCMIEKGTLAYKIYRKKIVHERHRHRYEFNNHYKEKLKSAGCRLSGVYSKDTLAEIIELASHPYFIATQFHPEFKSRPIQVHPLFKGFIEAAMKYKKNRHNI; from the coding sequence GTGACAAAATATATTTTTGTAACAGGCGGAGTGGTTTCTTCTTTAGGTAAAGGAATAGCATCTGCATCTATTGGTATGCTTCTTGAAAATGATGGGTTGAAGATAACGCTGCAGAAATTTGATCCGTATATCAATGTTGATCCGGGGACAATGAGTCCGTTTCAGCACGGCGAGGTCTATGTGACCGAAGATGGAGCTGAAACTGATCTTGATCTTGGGCACTATGAGCGGTTTACATCAGCGCAGATGTCTCAACTCAATAATGTAACGACGGGAAAAATATATAATAATGTGATCACGAAAGAAAGAAGGGGAGATTATTTGGGTAGGACGGTGCAGGTTGTCCCCCACATTACTGATGAAATAAAAGGCAGGATTAAAGAAGTTGCACGCAAAACAAAAGTAGATGTCGTTATTACAGAAATTGGCGGGACTGTCGGGGATATTGAAAGTTTGCCCTTTCTTGAATCGATACGTCAGTTTGCTCAAGATGTCGGGAAGTCGAATGTGCTTTTTATTCATTTGACGCTGGTGCCTTATATGGCTGCGGCAGGAGAGTTAAAGACAAAGCCGACGCAACATAGTGTCGGGAAATTGCGCGAAATTGGTATTCAGCCGGATATCTTGCTTTGCAGAACAATGAAAACACTTTCTAAAGATATCAAAGAGAAAATCGCGTTATTTTGCAATTGCTCGAAAGATGCGGTCATACCGGCCCAAGATGTCGACAACATATATGAAGTGCCGATGAAGTTTCAGGAAGAAGGCCTGGATAAATTAATAATCGGAATGCTTGGTTTGAAAGAAAAAATACAATTAAGAAAAAAACAGAAAAAGAACAATGGCAAAAACATTAAGCTGTGGATAGACATGTGTTCACGTCTTAAATCACCCAAAAGTGAAGTATCTATAGCGGTCATCGGGAAATATATTGAATTAAATGATGCATATAAGAGTTTATATGAAGCTATTCTTCACGGAGGGATAGCAAATGATTGTAAGGTGGATATTAAAAGAGTTGATGCTGAAAAAATAGAAAAACATGGTGCGGAAAAATACCTGAGCAAAGTTTCAGGAATACTTATTCCGGGCGGTTTTGGACAAAGAGGCGTTGAAGGTAAAATAGCCGCAATCACTTATGCTCGCACGAACAATATACCGTTTTTTGGCATTTGTCTTGGGATGCAATGTGCTATTGTTGAAATTGCTAGAAATGTATGCGGGATGAAGAAAGCAAATTCTACGGAATTTGACAAAGGTACGCCATATCCCGTAATTTCTTTGCTTTCGGAACAAAAGAATATTAAGAATATGGGAGGGACCATGAGGCTGGGTGCTACTCCGTGCATGATTGAAAAAGGTACGCTTGCATATAAAATATATAGGAAAAAGATTGTTCATGAACGACATAGGCACCGATATGAATTTAATAATCATTATAAAGAAAAATTAAAATCGGCTGGATGTAGGTTAAGCGGTGTATATTCGAAGGACACTCTTGCGGAGATTATTGAGCTTGCTTCACATCCTTACTTTATTGCGACACAGTTTCACCCGGAATTTAAGTCCCGGCCGATACAAGTACATCCTTTATTTAAAGGATTTATAGAAGCTGCAATGAAATACAAAAAAAACAGGCATAACATTTAA
- the kdsA gene encoding 3-deoxy-8-phosphooctulonate synthase, with protein sequence MKPKRVKIGNVVIGQGAPLTLIAGPCVIESQSHCLKIAQALKDITRELNISYVFKASYDKANRSSVSSYRGPGMTKGLAILSKIKEKVDVPVLTDIHCKEELSQVARVADIIQIPAFLSRQTDLIIAAAATGKPINIKKGQFLAPWDMKNVIEKAETTGNKNITLTERGVSFGYNTLVTDMRSLVIMRDFGYPVIFDATHSVQQPGGNGNCSGGDRRFVPYLSRAAIAVGCDGLFLEVHDKPEKALCDGPNSLPLNMVKKLLKDVVNIDGIVRGQI encoded by the coding sequence ATGAAACCCAAAAGAGTAAAAATAGGAAACGTTGTTATTGGTCAGGGCGCGCCTCTCACACTGATAGCAGGGCCGTGTGTTATTGAGAGTCAGTCACATTGTCTAAAAATAGCACAAGCCTTAAAAGATATTACGCGAGAGCTCAATATATCATATGTTTTTAAGGCGTCTTATGACAAGGCCAATAGATCTTCTGTTTCTTCGTATCGCGGCCCGGGAATGACAAAGGGACTTGCTATTTTATCTAAAATAAAAGAAAAAGTAGATGTGCCGGTTCTCACAGATATTCATTGTAAGGAAGAGCTGTCTCAGGTTGCTCGCGTTGCTGATATTATTCAAATACCAGCTTTTTTATCTCGTCAAACAGATCTTATTATTGCGGCTGCAGCTACCGGTAAGCCGATCAATATTAAAAAAGGACAGTTTCTTGCCCCTTGGGATATGAAAAATGTTATAGAAAAAGCTGAAACGACCGGCAACAAGAATATTACTCTTACTGAAAGAGGTGTGAGTTTTGGTTATAATACACTTGTTACGGATATGCGATCACTTGTTATAATGCGTGATTTTGGGTATCCGGTTATTTTTGATGCAACGCACAGTGTTCAGCAGCCCGGCGGCAACGGAAACTGTTCAGGTGGTGATAGACGCTTCGTGCCATATCTTAGTAGAGCTGCTATCGCAGTAGGGTGTGACGGATTGTTTTTAGAAGTGCATGATAAACCAGAAAAAGCATTATGTGATGGGCCGAATTCACTCCCATTAAATATGGTTAAAAAACTTTTGAAAGATGTCGTTAATATAGATGGAATAGTTAGAGGTCAAATATAG
- a CDS encoding KpsF/GutQ family sugar-phosphate isomerase has protein sequence MSKAMQTHASIDIALNVLEVEAQAIESLMKHINGDFEKAIELLLSCRGRVIVTGMGKPGIIGRKISATLASTGTPSLWLHPAEAIHGDLGMVMKDDIIIAISNSGETEEIRKLLPTIKKIGTRLISFTGNLKSTLAEYSDVAIYAGVEKEACPYDLVPTASTVVALALGDAIAIVLMQKRGFRVEEYAFYHPGGTLGKRMLLKVEDIMRTGTAIPLVSDEMRIKEVLFAITDARAGAAIVIDANKQLVGIFTDGDLRRSIEKEPNVTAMKVSSFMTKRPITITQDKLAMEALRIIKERRIDELIVVDKDGHPIGIVDEKDLLGLG, from the coding sequence ATGTCAAAAGCAATGCAAACACATGCATCAATAGATATTGCACTAAATGTTCTAGAAGTTGAAGCCCAAGCAATAGAATCTTTGATGAAACACATCAATGGTGATTTTGAAAAAGCGATTGAGCTTTTGCTGAGTTGCCGGGGTCGTGTTATTGTCACAGGAATGGGAAAGCCGGGTATTATCGGGAGGAAAATATCTGCGACATTAGCCAGTACCGGTACGCCGTCATTATGGCTGCATCCAGCAGAAGCAATACATGGTGATCTTGGAATGGTGATGAAGGATGATATCATAATCGCTATTTCAAATAGTGGAGAAACCGAAGAAATTAGAAAGCTGTTGCCGACAATTAAAAAGATTGGCACCCGTCTGATTTCTTTTACCGGCAATCTGAAATCGACGCTTGCTGAATACAGTGATGTTGCGATTTATGCAGGTGTAGAGAAAGAAGCCTGTCCGTACGATCTTGTTCCAACAGCCTCAACGGTTGTGGCATTAGCGCTTGGTGATGCAATAGCAATCGTTTTGATGCAAAAACGCGGGTTTAGGGTTGAAGAATATGCGTTCTACCATCCGGGCGGAACACTAGGGAAGAGAATGCTTTTAAAAGTTGAAGATATTATGAGAACGGGAACAGCCATCCCACTAGTCTCTGATGAGATGCGAATAAAAGAGGTGCTTTTCGCTATAACGGACGCGCGCGCAGGTGCTGCAATTGTAATTGATGCAAACAAACAGTTGGTGGGTATTTTTACTGATGGAGATTTGCGCCGTTCGATTGAAAAAGAGCCGAATGTTACTGCAATGAAGGTGTCATCGTTTATGACCAAACGTCCTATTACCATAACACAGGATAAGCTTGCAATGGAAGCACTGCGCATTATTAAGGAACGACGTATAGATGAGCTTATTGTTGTCGATAAGGACGGACATCCAATCGGTATCGTTGACGAAAAAGACTTATTAGGCCTTGGGTAA
- a CDS encoding HAD hydrolase family protein, whose product MNTDALKNIKLFVTDVDGVFTDGKIILDAEGKELKKFNVHDGAAVKYAALVGFRTIMISGRDSGAVTKRAKEIGIYKAYQGISDKAAVLEKIITDESVTADQMCFIGDDLPDIAVLKRVGFSVAVKNAVSEVKEVADYVTEKSGGDGAFREVVELVLKSQGHWKELLKKIS is encoded by the coding sequence ATGAATACAGATGCTCTTAAGAATATTAAGCTATTTGTTACAGATGTTGACGGGGTTTTTACCGATGGAAAAATAATTCTTGATGCCGAGGGAAAAGAACTAAAGAAATTCAATGTGCATGATGGTGCTGCAGTAAAGTATGCCGCACTTGTCGGGTTTAGAACGATTATGATATCAGGAAGAGATTCTGGAGCGGTGACGAAACGCGCCAAAGAGATTGGGATATATAAGGCGTATCAAGGTATCAGTGATAAGGCCGCCGTGTTAGAAAAGATTATTACAGATGAGAGTGTTACGGCTGACCAAATGTGTTTTATTGGGGATGATTTGCCGGATATAGCGGTTTTAAAAAGAGTTGGTTTTTCTGTTGCGGTGAAGAATGCGGTGAGCGAGGTAAAAGAAGTTGCTGACTATGTTACTGAAAAAAGCGGCGGAGACGGGGCGTTTAGAGAAGTGGTTGAACTTGTTTTAAAATCACAGGGACATTGGAAAGAATTGCTAAAGAAAATAAGTTGA
- a CDS encoding lysophospholipid acyltransferase family protein, producing MKNRFHRHILYYCLRALMKCAQVVPRTLLLGFATVCGNGLFVLLRKESAKTVHHLQYVYLGKKSSKEIRTIARHVFVNLAKNLVDWILIERMSKEKFGSLISIEGREKIERVLARGKGVVAITAHIGNWEYLALYFAQFIQHAGVDIVAREIYYKKYDDLIVGLRKNNKVETIYTTDSPKNILRALKNNRVVGMLPDQNVRHLNGVSIDFFGRKSHTLVGPVALARASGAGVVPAFLIRQKDNKYTIYIEDEIDLVCTDDKKNDIRENTIKWNSIFEEYILKYPDQWVWMHDRWKNV from the coding sequence ATGAAAAATAGATTTCATAGGCATATACTTTATTATTGTTTGCGTGCACTCATGAAGTGCGCACAAGTCGTCCCGCGCACTTTGCTGTTAGGTTTTGCAACAGTATGTGGAAATGGATTGTTTGTTCTTTTGAGAAAAGAGAGTGCCAAAACTGTACACCACTTGCAGTACGTCTATTTAGGGAAGAAATCTTCCAAAGAGATTAGGACAATTGCGCGCCATGTATTTGTTAACCTTGCAAAAAACTTGGTTGATTGGATACTGATAGAACGAATGAGCAAGGAAAAATTCGGCAGTCTTATCAGTATTGAAGGGAGAGAGAAAATAGAGCGTGTGCTTGCGCGGGGTAAGGGCGTTGTTGCTATTACGGCGCATATTGGTAATTGGGAGTATCTTGCGTTGTATTTTGCTCAGTTCATCCAGCATGCCGGAGTAGATATAGTTGCAAGGGAGATATATTATAAAAAATATGATGATCTGATCGTTGGGTTGCGTAAAAACAATAAAGTAGAGACTATCTATACTACTGATTCTCCAAAGAATATTCTTCGGGCATTAAAAAACAACCGTGTGGTTGGAATGTTGCCGGATCAGAATGTGCGCCATCTTAATGGTGTTTCAATAGATTTCTTTGGAAGAAAGTCTCATACGCTTGTTGGACCTGTTGCTTTGGCACGGGCAAGTGGAGCGGGTGTTGTTCCGGCATTTTTGATCAGGCAAAAAGATAATAAATATACTATTTATATAGAGGATGAAATAGATCTTGTTTGTACAGACGATAAAAAGAATGATATACGTGAAAATACGATCAAATGGAACAGCATATTTGAAGAATATATTTTAAAATATCCCGATCAATGGGTATGGATGCACGATAGATGGAAAAATGTGTAA
- the lptC gene encoding LPS export ABC transporter periplasmic protein LptC yields MSKYRSIFIVFCLIISAMHCFSEASDLKGVLKGFVFELPNQEGARAALVKGETATVLPGGFIEIDKVFTRIFCEDGREVFVTSDTALFDKNNGEVSTEVPVKIVSEGVVITGTGMLWRSNKQLIEIKENVKVECVFDKKDGQLWE; encoded by the coding sequence ATGAGTAAATATCGATCGATATTTATTGTGTTTTGCCTTATAATCTCTGCGATGCATTGTTTTTCCGAGGCAAGCGACCTAAAAGGTGTGTTAAAGGGTTTTGTATTTGAATTACCTAATCAGGAAGGTGCGCGTGCAGCGCTCGTAAAAGGAGAAACGGCGACTGTTTTACCGGGTGGTTTTATTGAGATAGACAAGGTTTTTACCCGTATATTTTGTGAAGATGGCAGAGAGGTATTTGTTACATCTGACACGGCTCTTTTTGATAAGAACAATGGAGAGGTTTCGACAGAAGTGCCGGTGAAAATCGTGTCCGAAGGGGTTGTTATAACAGGGACTGGAATGCTTTGGAGATCTAATAAGCAATTGATTGAAATAAAAGAAAATGTAAAAGTTGAATGTGTGTTTGATAAAAAGGATGGTCAACTGTGGGAATAA
- a CDS encoding LptA/OstA family protein: MGIKRILFGCLCLICMSIGVHSVFGEELPHERFENPTVITSDGGVVFDYTKNIAIFTDNVVVKDDQGVLKADKMKVFFDAKGSSMKRIEAFGHVFIDQGGRQAESQKLLMLVPSGKIILTGNPRIKQGVDTYSAQKITILKKSNRIIFEPKAKLMIFQQKKDQIF; encoded by the coding sequence GTGGGAATAAAAAGAATACTTTTCGGTTGTTTATGTCTGATATGTATGAGTATAGGTGTGCATTCTGTTTTTGGGGAGGAATTGCCGCACGAGCGTTTTGAAAATCCTACGGTAATTACCTCTGATGGCGGTGTTGTGTTTGATTATACAAAAAACATTGCAATCTTTACCGATAATGTTGTTGTGAAAGATGATCAGGGCGTTTTGAAGGCTGACAAAATGAAGGTGTTCTTCGATGCAAAAGGATCGTCAATGAAAAGGATTGAAGCATTTGGTCATGTCTTTATTGATCAGGGTGGAAGGCAAGCAGAAAGCCAAAAATTGCTTATGTTGGTTCCCTCAGGAAAAATTATTCTCACTGGGAATCCACGAATCAAACAGGGGGTAGACACCTATAGCGCCCAAAAGATCACCATTCTAAAAAAATCAAACAGAATAATTTTTGAGCCGAAAGCTAAGCTGATGATATTTCAGCAGAAGAAAGATCAAATATTTTAA
- the lptB gene encoding LPS export ABC transporter ATP-binding protein, translating into MELLRTENLIKQYKSRKVVNGVEITVNKGEIVGLLGPNGAGKTTTFYMIVGLVKPNKGNVFFKKVDITKLPMSRRAQLGIGYLSQEPSIFRKLTVEENIMAILETLNITPVERRKRLKQLLEELKIAHLAKSIAYTLSGGERRRLEITRAMVTRPTFILLDEPFSGVDPIAVFDVQQMILELRDKGLGILLTDHSVRETLSITDRAYIMNDSRILISGTADELVNNPKAREIYLGEKFTM; encoded by the coding sequence ATGGAATTGTTAAGAACGGAAAATTTGATAAAACAGTATAAATCCCGCAAGGTGGTTAACGGGGTAGAAATTACTGTAAATAAAGGTGAGATTGTTGGGCTTTTAGGGCCTAATGGCGCAGGCAAAACGACAACGTTTTATATGATTGTGGGCTTGGTAAAGCCTAATAAAGGTAATGTGTTTTTTAAGAAGGTGGACATTACGAAGTTGCCGATGAGCCGTAGGGCACAGCTTGGGATTGGTTATTTGTCGCAAGAGCCCTCAATATTTAGAAAGCTTACCGTTGAAGAGAACATTATGGCTATCTTGGAGACGCTCAATATCACGCCTGTGGAGAGGAGAAAGCGTCTCAAGCAACTTTTAGAAGAGCTTAAAATTGCGCATCTTGCAAAAAGTATCGCATATACCCTATCCGGAGGTGAACGACGCAGGCTTGAAATTACACGTGCTATGGTTACTCGTCCGACATTTATACTGTTAGATGAACCCTTCTCAGGGGTTGATCCTATTGCGGTGTTTGATGTGCAGCAAATGATTCTTGAATTAAGGGATAAAGGGCTCGGCATCTTACTTACGGATCATAGTGTGAGAGAAACTCTATCAATAACTGATAGGGCATATATTATGAATGACAGTAGGATACTTATATCGGGAACGGCTGATGAATTAGTGAACAATCCAAAAGCTCGAGAGATATATTTAGGCGAGAAGTTTACTATGTAA